In the Leishmania mexicana MHOM/GT/2001/U1103 complete genome, chromosome 31 genome, one interval contains:
- a CDS encoding putative glucosamine-6-phosphate deaminase — MRIVISETADKVADYTSNYVIKSINDFKPTVDRPFVLGLPTGETPMRTYQKLIVAYREGRVSFKNVITFNMDEYVGLPADHPESYHYFMKHNFFDYVDIPEQNRHILNGNAPDLIEECRQYEEKIRAVGGIHLFLAGIGTDGHLAFNEPGSSLYSRTRVKSLNAETRESNARFFDNDVSRVPTMALTVGLRTIMEAKVVLMIATGAGKALAVARCVEGGITHMCTATMLQMHPAAVLCLDEDATLELKVRTTRYFKLLLNTEKALEERQSNMNRTYSKL, encoded by the coding sequence ATGCGGATCGTCATCTCCGAGACGGCGGACAAGGTGGCGGACTACACGTCTAATTACGTGATCAAGTCCATCAACGATTTCAAGCCAACGGTAGACCGGCCGTTTGTGCTTGGGCTGCCGACGGGCGAGACGCCGATGCGCACGTACCAGAAACTGATCGTTGCGTACCGCGAGGGCCGCGTGTCGTTCAAGAACGTGATCACGTTCAACATGGACGAGTATGTGGGGCTGCCAGCGGACCACCCGGAGAGTTACCACTACTTCATGAAGCACAACTTCTTCGACTACGTAGACATCCCCGAGCAGAACCGGCACATCCTGAACGGAAACGCGCCGGATCTGATCGAGGAGTGCCGTCAGTACGAGGAGAAGATCCGGGCTGTTGGCGGCATCCACCTGTTCCTCGCCGGGATCGGGACGGACGGACACCTTGCGTTCAACGAGCCCGGGAGCAGCCTGTACAGCCGCACGCGCGTCAAGAGCCTGAACGCGGAGACGAGGGAGAGCAACGCGCGGTTCTTTGACAACGACGTGTCGCGTGTGCCGACGATGGCGCTAACGGTTGGGCTGCGCACAATCATGGAGGCCAAGGTTGTGCTGATGATTGCCACTGGTGCCGGCAAGGCTCTCGCGGTCGCGCGGTGCGTGGAGGGCGGGATCACACACATGTGCACTGCAACGATGCTCCAGATGCACcccgccgcggtgctgtGCCTGGACGAGGACGCGACGCTGGAGCTGAAGGTGCGGACGACGCGCTACTTCAAGTTGCTGCTGAACACGGAGAaagcgctggaggagcgccAGAGCAACATG
- a CDS encoding putative kinase produces the protein MEAYETLGILGEGTYGVVVKARSRVTGKLVAIKRFKQTEQDEHVRKTSSREVRMLQLLQHPNVIRLEDVFRREGKLYLVFEFIDHTILQLLESTTRGFHRHELRRYTYQLLRGIEFCHNQNIIHRDVKPENVLIDESGLLKLCDFGFARQTSAKGKYTDYVATRWYRAPELLVGDVAYGKPVDVWALGCMFAELSDGQPLFPGESDLDQLCLIMQTCGPVPQRLVFIFMHNPLYNGISFPHTDILYTLKDRYHRESNDWIEFLSSCLHTDPAQRLTCTELMELPYFTRDGFRDRYEAELRAATGLPQLRSTPTTSAPSTQRRAPDQAAALGGDIKADAVVPPHTRRSSENISPALQGQQPPTAKNSFSEPHISKTALKPAAHDANPGKGKGAGAPTLRLTSPHKTASEHPLQLPMILNVSSERAIAAALTDYLNQMPTSSSTVVSSPAQATPAEVAEAFTKADPLSRSCGAALPLQTSQTINASTTRDKKKKRNSSLAETELHRRSSASISNDTEYAVTTDGTKGEPARHISDHPRASATLPPNGVRDGGDSHEPRREGEKTNVSPPLPSHGVAESNMRALLTTAAPGKDGGETAVLSHRALKPASAEKAAATTATAFSPPPLTATHGAPLAECLQDLPALSLHLPRHLQSERQTPAAEQPQPHTSLSAETSMSSFHVRTRNPLAAASSVNDGVSHGKANIETTGSSVAKPRLGLSNSSVSTAASEVKKRKSARHKSNTSRLQDKAVGPVSGSASRRPVPGNASDVVAYRAGFASVVNSLKSTVSQSLSHVLGQQQRHRLLSPESDGVHTAEPHLHGVGAGPSAPDSTRNRNVDATGPQPRKERRCKPLAASTHALQGSDQRHRQQSQPRLDGPLHPDGGASQRATATLMALSALRNVSGPPPAKSAGDANKSSYVHHTRSHTNNNGGETVIPVVGGDGNDTNTCVTSRARRPIVACAVHGNNRDSDELMATRRVQKKNAVATHGRTGNGAVGSIGCTDSSTTSSYQATSIMYGAPYHPFARASKVDGDVCGAQQRQTLQRLKKKIADHRGSGIANTTSSIGSRHSLTPARQIQHQPQLAKEDGGSGDGKTPQFNAATAASPDTGI, from the coding sequence AACTGCGCCGCTACACCTACCAACTGCTGCGCGGTATCGAGTTCTGCCACAATCAAAACATCATACACCGCGACGTGAAGCCGGAAAATGTGCTCATCGACGAATCAGGACTGCTGAAGCTCTGCGACTTTGGCTTTGCTCGACAGACGTCGGCCAAAGGCAAGTACACAGACTACGTGGCAACGCGCTGGTATAGGgcgccggagctgctcgtcgGAGACGTGGCCTACGGCAAGCCGGTGGACGTGTGGGCGCTAGGGTGCATGTTTGCCGAGCTCTCCGATGGACAGCCACTCTTCCCCGGCGAGTCGGACCTAGACCAGCTATGCCTGATTATGCAGACCTGCGGgccagtgccgcagcgcctaGTTTTCATCTTCATGCACAACCCGCTGTACAACGGCATCAGCTTTCCGCACACCGACATCCTGTACACGCTCAAGGATCGCTACCATCGCGAGTCGAACGACTGGATCGAGTTCCTCAGCTCTTGTCTCCACACGGacccggcgcagcggctgacgTGCACGGAGCTTATGGAGCTCCCCTACTTCACGCGTGACGGCTTCCGCGATCGCTATGAGGCCGAGCTGCGGGCTGCAACGGGCCTGCCTCAGCTGCGGTCCACTCCCACGACGTCGGCGCCTTCGACACAGCGGCGTGCGCCGGATCAGGCAGCTGCTTTAGGAGGCGACATCAAGGCAGACGCCGTCGTgcctccacacacgcgccgctcGAGTGAGAATATTtcaccggcgctgcagggACAACAACCGCCCACGGCCAAAAACAGCTTTAGCGAACCACACATCTCGAAGACGGCGCTCAAGCCTGCCGCGCACGACGCCAACCCCGGCAAGGGCAAAGGTGCAGGCGCACCAACGCTCAGGTTGACGTCTCCACACAAGACGGCGTCTGAGCATcccctgcagctgccgatGATCCTCAACGTTAGCTCGGAGAGGGccatcgctgcggcgctgacggACTACTTGAATCAGATGCCCACCTCTTCGAGCACTGTGGTGTCGTCACCGGCACAGGCTACTCCAGCAGAGGTGGCCGAGGCCTTTACCAAAGCTGATCCGCTCTCCCGCTCGTGTGGggcggcactgccgctgcagacATCGCAGACCATCAACGCATCAACTACGCGAGAtaaaaagaagaagcggaaTAGCAGTTTAGCAGAGACCGAATTacaccggcgcagcagcgcaagcatCAGCAACGACACCGAGTACGCTGTGACGACAGACGGCACCAAGGGTGAACCGGCCAGGCACATCAGCGACCATCCACGGGCATCGGCCACACTTCCGCCCAACGGAGTTCGCGATGGCGGTGACTCTCACGAGCCGAGGCGCGAAGGCGAAAAGACAAAcgtgtcgccaccgctgccgtcgcacgGAGTGGCAGAGAGTAACATGCGGGCTCTCCTGACAACCGCAGCACCAGGAAAGGATGGTGGCGAGACGGCTGTGCTGAGCCACCGAGCTTTGAAGCCGGCGTCAGCGGAGAAAGCCGCGGCAACGACGGCCACAGCTttttcgccgccgccgctcaccGCCACCCACGGTGCTCCGCTGGCAGAGTGTCTGCAGGACCTCCCTGCCCTATCCCTGCACCTCCCGCGCCACTTACAGTCGGAACGGCAGACACCAGCGGCGGAGCAGCCTCAGCCGCACACCTCACTCTCTGCCGAGACCTCGATGTCGTCCTTCCACGTCCGCACGCGCAACCCACTCGCTGCAGCCTCGTCGGTGAACGATGGCGTTTCTCATGGCAAGGCAAACATTGAGACGACTGGCTCGAGCGTCGCTAAGCCACGGCTCGGCCTCTCGAACTCAAGTGTCTCAACGGCCGCCAGCGAAGTGAAGAAGCGCAAGTCCGCCAGGCACAAGAGTAACACGAGCCGCCTGCAAGACAAGGCTGTGGGGcccgtcagcggcagcgcatcgCGTCGCCCTGTCCCAGGGAACGCGTCGGACGTAGTGGCTTACCGTGCGGGGTTCGCCTCGGTGGTGAACTCTTTGAAGTCAACGGTGTCACAGTCGCTCTCTCATGTGCTGGgtcagcagcaacggcaccgCTTGCTGTCCCCAGAGTCAGACGGAGTCCACACTGCCGAACCGCACCTGCACGGTGTTGGTGCAGGCCCGAGCGCACCTGATTCCACCCGTAACCGAAACGTCGACGCAACCGGCCCACAGCCACGCAAGGAGCGGCGATGTAAACCGTTGGCTGCCTCAACACATGCTCTCCAGGGTAGTGatcagcgccatcgccagcAGTCGCAGCCTCGACTGGACGGACCACTGCACCctgacggcggtgcctctcAGCGAGCCACGGCTACCTTGATGGCTTTATCAGCGCTTCGCAACGTCTccgggccgccgccggccAAGTCCGCCGGCGACGCGAACAAGAGCAGCTACGTCCACCACACACGCTCGCACACCAACAACAACGGAGGCGAGACCGTGATCCCGGTGGTTGGTGGGGACGGCAACGACACCAACACATGCGTTACAAGTCGCGCTCGACGTCCTATAGTTgcgtgcgcggtgcacggcAACAACCGCGATAGTGACGAGCTGATGGCGACCCGCCGAGTGCAGAAGAAGAATGCCGTCGCGACACACGGCCGAACTGGCAACGGCGCTGTGGGTTCCATTGGCTGCACAGATAGCTCCACGACGTCTTCCTATCAAGCAACCAGCATTATGTATGGCGCGCCGTACCACCCCTTTGCGAGGGCCTCAAAGGTGGACGGTGATGTGTGCGGggcccagcagcggcagacccTACAGAGGCTCAAGAAGAAGATTGCCgaccaccgcggcagcggcatcgcaAACACAACCAGCAGCATTGGCTCCCGTCACTCGCTGACGCCTGCGCGGCAGATacagcaccagccgcagcTCGCGAAGGAGgatggtggcagcggcgacggcaaaACGCCCCAGTTTAATGCCGCCACAGCTGCATCCCCCGATACTGGCATCTGA